Part of the Candidozyma auris chromosome 4, complete sequence genome, ctttgcGAGATTTGATGTTATCTATGAGTTTTCTTGCAAGTTGCTGTTCTGGTGTTTCCTTGTCGATCTTCTCTTGGAATTGATCAACCTCTTTCACATACTTGAGTGCGCTCAATACGAGGTTTccttttttgttgaattggGGAACGTTCGATTGACATCTAACGAAGCAAACAGGCCGGTTAGCTGGTTTTAGTAAAAACCTGTACATTGTATATGAAAATTGGTGTTTCATTCCAAAAATCACACGTCTCTTCCGATGGTGCCTTAACTATAGAGAGGTGGGATGCAGGATCAATGAGTATAACGATTTTCAAGCATCAAGATTTTCTCACTTGAAagtcaccaaagaagaccGTTGTAAAGTACATCCAACTCCATGCTTGCCAGAACGCTTTTGCGGACCGCTCTTCCCCGTGGCCACCTAGCTCTCCGTCTGGCGGTTGCAACGGTGCAAAAACCACGTTATTTCTCCCACTCTAGCGTGAGCTtcaatgagaagaaggaacaAGAGAAACCAAAGTCCATCTTAGACGACGATATGTTGGCCAGGGCAGGTTTTGAGGAAGACCCTGCCAAAGGtgacaagaaagaccaATCACAAGAGAAAAGCGCCCGCAGAAAGCGTAGAGTGAAGACCACGAAGGACCGCCAGAGAGAAAAGTGGGCAAACATCTTCTACTCCCTGATGCTTCTTGGTGGTGTAGGTGCCTTAGGGTACATGGCCAGAGACTGGGACtctgaggaggagcagaAGGAGCTTGAAGGCTTGGATATCGCCAACGGGTACACTCCAGGCTTGATGTACGAGAGGTTGTCGAAGAGAATGTCCAAGGcattctcatttttttcagAGCCAGTGTTTGAAAACTTGTTGCCCCCTCCATCTCCAGAGCAGTACCGTCGTCCCTTGACCTTGGTTTTAGCCTTGGACGACCTTTTGATTCATTCCTCCTGGGACACTAAGCATGGCTGGAGAACAGCAAAGAGACCTGGTTTGGACTACTTTTTGGGATACTTGTCCCAGTACTACGAGATTGTCATCTTTTCCACCAACTACCAGATGAACTCTGAGAGAACTGTTTTGAAAATGGATCCCTTGAGAGCCTACATCCAGTATGCTCTCTATAGAGAGGCTTGCAGATACAAGGACGGcaagatcatcaaggacatgtctcttttgaacCGTGACTTGGGTAAGACCGTGGCCGTAGATGTGAACCCAGATTCTGTGTCGATGCAGCCAGAAAACGCcatcttgttgaagccatGGAATGGTGAGAACGACACCACTTTGATTGACTTAATCCCACTTCTTGAATACTTAGCTACTCAGCCCATCAAGGACGTCAGACCTGTAATTAAGTCGTTTAGCGACTCTGACGACGTTATTGCTGAGtacaagaaaagagaggctcgtttgagagaaaaatggagagaagagaacaagcaCCTCTTGGAGCGTGCCGGTAAGCCTAACGTGGGTACCTTCATGGCTTCTATCATTGGAATGTCCCCTAACGCCATGAGCAAAGAGCCAAAGATGCCCTTGGATGCCATCAGAGAACACGGCCAGGCACAGTACGAGAACTTACAGAAGTTCTTGCGTGAGAACGCTCCTAAATTCTTAGAGGAGGAgcaaaagttgaaggaggagtaCGGTAAGATGaccttgaacaagttgatgaCCGAGGGTATGCCTACCCCAGAAGACATCGCCAAGCAGcaggccaagaaggctgctgaggagaCGGCGCAAACTTGAACATAGATAATACGCAATTCTTGTATAGGCCGAATGAACGGcgttgatgaagatattTGATGCAGATTGTGTAGAGTTGTACAGACAAAGGCCAATATTGAGTGCTAGACGGAATGCAAAGAAAGGTTGGAGGAAAAATGTTCGAAACGAAGCTGATGTTACTGTCATTTAGAGAGTATAAGTTGTAAGCAAAAACACATGGGCTTTTTCCCCTTTTAATGATACCGACGGAGCACTAACTACAAACTTCTGTTCTCTAATGATTGTATTGTAGTATATAGGGTTTATTTAAATTAATCCGGCGGCTGAGAGTTGTTTGATCCGGAGCATCCTTGACTTTGGAATTCTTATGTAGAGCTTCTCGTGCTTTTGTTTGGTGTCCGGCCTTGTGGCTTGTGTTTGTACATTTGGGAGATCAGTACTTTTGCGGCAATAGAGACGGATCCGAAGAGGGTTCCTCTTGGGCTTGGGGATGTCCTCGGCAGCCATCATCAAAGGATCATGGCTTTCGgaagacttcttctttttgaaggtAGTAaaattttttgttgctttaATAAGCTTGGTGCTTGTGGTGGCCATTTTTGGTGAATCggtttttgttttgctA contains:
- the TIM50 gene encoding protein translocase subunit TIM50 — its product is MLARTLLRTALPRGHLALRSAVATVQKPRYFSHSSVSFNEKKEQEKPKSILDDDMLARAGFEEDPAKGDKKDQSQEKSARRKRRVKTTKDRQREKWANIFYSSMLLGGVGALGYMARDWDSEEEQKELEGLDIANGYTPGLMYERLSKRMSKAFSFFSEPVFENLLPPPSPEQYRRPLTLVLALDDLLIHSSWDTKHGWRTAKRPGLDYFLGYLSQYYEIVIFSTNYQMNSERTVLKMDPLRAYIQYALYREACRYKDGKIIKDMSLLNRDLGKTVAVDVNPDSVSMQPENAILLKPWNGENDTTLIDLIPLLEYLATQPIKDVRPVIKSFSDSDDVIAEYKKREARLREKWREENKHLLERAGKPNVGTFMASIIGMSPNAMSKEPKMPLDAIREHGQAQYENLQKFLRENAPKFLEEEQKLKEEYGKMTLNKLMTEGMPTPEDIAKQQAKKAAEETAQT